Proteins from one Panicum virgatum strain AP13 chromosome 7K, P.virgatum_v5, whole genome shotgun sequence genomic window:
- the LOC120642462 gene encoding VAN3-binding protein-like, protein MEPDRGLIACEEPSPEPTDLLSSAWCSSAIQVLQTGPKECSMALVEHPVMSLDNDRKDLLSKSNRSLVVDKSSFSTAQWKYDDLKSWIWLQKAIHPELDYDLCLKKKWLPRKMAPWNGISLKKWVKERKQKRKEEARLQRAEIHAAVSVASVAAALAAIAAESAAPPGAAGMRETAVASAAALVAAQCAKVAEAAGATRDQVAAAVDAARASTDASNVITLTAAAATSLRGAATLRGRRSSSGGHGQSERGDHAGSARSQDDLDFDFNHARSRAALVKGDELFVAMPDGKWKLHTVSAATNKRGEIVLRIKKTNLVMAFSHAKESVIRDVRPCAPEKPSPDDGATYPVEVWTSKGKVELRADDYGVYKRWVATLSHMLVMSTAVVSARHEPPRRV, encoded by the exons ATGGAGCCGGACAGAGGCCTAATTGCCTGCGAGGAGCCGTCTCCAGAGCCTACGGACCTGCTCTCGAGCGCGTGGTGCAGCTCGGCCATCCAAGTTCTTCAGACAGGACCGAAGGAGTGCTCGATGGCGCTGGTGGAGCATCCGGTCATGTCGCTTGATAATGACCGGAAAGACCTGTTGTCA AAAAGTAATCGTAGCTTGGTGGTTGACAAGAGCAGTTTCAGCACTGCCCAATGGAAATATGACGATCTGAAG TCATGGATATGGCTGCAGAAGGCAATTCATCCCGAACTGGATTATGATCTCTGTCTCAAGAAGAAATGG CTCCCGCGCAAGATGGCTCCATGGAACGGCATCTCGCTCAAGAAGTGGGTCAAGGAGCGGAAGCAGAAGCGCAAGGAGGAGGCGCGCCTGCAGCGGGCGGAGATCCACGCCGCCGTGTCCGTGGCCAGCGTcgcggccgcgctcgccgccatcgccgcggagagcgccgcgccgccgggcgcggcggGGATGAGGGAGACGGCGGTGGCGTccgcggccgcgctcgtggCGGCGCAGTGCGCGAAGGTGGCCGAGGCCGCGGGCGCCACGCGCGACCAGGTCGCGGCGGCCGTCGACGCCGCCAGGGCTTCCACGGACGCCAGCAACGTCATCACGCtcaccgcggccgccgccacat CGCTGCGGGGCGCTGCGACGCTGAGAGGacggcgcagcagcagcggcgggcatGGCCAGAGCGAGAGAGGGGACCACGCGGGCTCGGCGCGGTCGCAGGACGACCTCGACTTCGACTTCAACCACGCGAGGTCCCGGGCGGCGCTGGTCAAGGGCGACGAGCTGTTCGTCGCGATGCCGGACG GAAAATGGAAGCTCCACACGGTGTCCGCGGCGACGAACAAGCGCGGCGAGATCGTGCTCCGGATCAAGAAGACGAATCTGGTCATGGCCTTCTCCCACGCGAAAGAAA GCGTGATCCGCGACGTGCGGCCGTGCGCCCCGGAGAAGCCGAGCCCCGACGACGGCGCGACGTACCCGGTGGAGGTGTGGACGAGCAAGGGCAAGGTGGAGCTCCGCGCCGACGACTACGGCGTGTACAAGAGGTGGGTGGCCACGCTCAGCCACATGCTCGTGATGTCCACCGCCGTGGTCTCCGCCAGGCACGAACCGCCACGCCGGGTCTAA